From Alosa sapidissima isolate fAloSap1 chromosome 2, fAloSap1.pri, whole genome shotgun sequence, one genomic window encodes:
- the LOC121690387 gene encoding nuclear factor 7, brain-like isoform X2 — protein MASRLEEDLSCPVCTEIYKDPVLLTCSHSFCKVCLQQFWNTKPSRECPVCRRRSSKEHPPVSLALKNLCEVYLQERGQRGSLCRLHGDPLRLFCHDDQQLVCYSCRDSKLHRSHQFSPVDEAAADRKEELKIKLDPLNEKLKAFANAKVTCDKTAEHIKTQTQHTEKQIKEEFEKLHQFLRDEEAARIAALREEEEQKSQMMKEKIEKMSREISSLSDTIRAIEEQMGADDVTFLQSYKSTVERAQCTLQDPERVSGALINVAKHLGNLKFRVWEKMQDIVQYTPVTLDPNTAHPRLILSDDLTSVRLGDEDQQLPDNPERFDMYASVLGSEGFNSGIHCWDVEFGENTVWHVGVITESAQRKGDYTSRSGHWCVGYKRGAYAARAPPQRSTPFTVQQKLQRIRVQLDWDRGELSFSNPDNNRHLHTLTHTFTERVFPYFSMNSTVRVLAVTITVTAGQK, from the exons ATGGCTTCAAGGCTGGAGGAGGATCTATCTTGTCCTGTGTGCACTGAGATCTACAAGGACCCTGTGCTCCTGACCTGCTCTCACAGCTTCTGTAAAGTCTGTCTACAGCAGTTCTGGAACACAAAACCATCCAGAGAATGTCCAGTCTGCAGGAGGAGATCATCAAAGGAGCACCCTCCAGTCAGCTTGGCGTTAAAAAACTTGTGTGAGGTTTACTTACAGGAGAGAGGTCAGAGAGGATCACTGTGTCGTCTCCATGGTGACCCACTCAGGCTGTTCTGTCATGATGATCAGCAGCTTGTGTGTTACTCGTGTCGAGACTCAAAACTCCACAGGAGTCACCAGTTCAGTCCTGTTGATGAAGCAGCAGCTGACCGAAAG GAGGAGCTCAAAATCAAACTAGATCCCTTAAACGAGAAGCTGAAGGCTTTTGCAAATGCAAAAGTCACCTGCGATAAAACAGCTGAACACATTAAG ACTCAGACCCAGCACACAGAGAAGCAGATCAAGGAGGAGTTTGAGAAGCTTCACCAGTTTCTACGAGATGAAGAGGCAGCCAGGATAGCTgcactgagggaggaagaggagcagaagagccagatgatgaaggagaagatTGAGAAGATGAGCAGAGAGATCTCATCTCTTTCAGACACAATCAGGGCCATAGAAGAGCAGATGGGAGCTGATGACGTCACATTCCTGCAG AGCTACAAGAGCACAGTGGAAAG agcccagtgcacactgcaggatccagagagggtttcaggagctctgatcaatgtggcaaagcacctgggcAACCTGAAGTTCAGAGTCTGGGAGAAGATGCAGGACATTGTTCAATACA ctCCTGTCACTCTGGATCCCAACACTGCACACCCACGACTCATCCTGTCTGATGATCTGACCAGTGTGAGATTGGGTGATGAGGACCAGCAACTTCCTGATAACCCAGAGAGATTTGATATGTATGCCAGTGTCTTGGGCTCTGAGGGCTTTAACTCAGGGATTCACTGCTGGGATGTGGAGTTTGGGGAGAACACAGTGTGGCATGTGGGTGTGATTACAGAGTCGGCCCAGAGGAAGGGAGACTACACCTCCAGGAGTGGACACTGGTGTGTGGGGTATAAGAGGGGTGCATATGCAGCACGTGCTCCACCACAGCGCTCCACTCCCTTCACAGTACAGCAGAAACTCCAGAGGATCAGAGTGCAGCTGGACTGGGACAGAGGAGAGCTGTCATTCTCTAACCCTGATAATAACAGACAcctgcacactctcacacacactttcactgagaGAGTGTTTCCGTACTTCAGTATGAATTCTACTGTACGGGTCTTAGCAGTGACAATTACAGTGACAGCAGGTCAAAAATGA
- the LOC121690387 gene encoding nuclear factor 7, brain-like isoform X1, translated as MASRLEEDLSCPVCTEIYKDPVLLTCSHSFCKACLQRFWNTKPSRECPVCRKSSKEEPPLNLALRNLCERYLQERESLTSQRGALCSLHGDPLRLFCHNDQQLVCYSCRDSKLYRSHWCSPVDEAAADRKEELKIKLDPLNEKLKAFANAKVTCDKTAEHIKTQTQHTEKQIKEEFEKLHQFLRDEEAARIAALREEEEQKSQMMKEKIEKMSREISSLSDTIRAIEEQMGADDVTFLQSYKSTVERAQCTLQDPERVSGALINVAKHLGNLKFRVWEKMQDIVQYTPVTLDPNTAHPRLILSDDLTSVRLGDEDQQLPDNPERFDMYASVLGSEGFNSGIHCWDVEFGENTVWHVGVITESAQRKGDYTSRSGHWCVGYKRGAYAARAPPQRSTPFTVQQKLQRIRVQLDWDRGELSFSNPDNNRHLHTLTHTFTERVFPYFSMNSTVRVLAVTITVTAGQK; from the exons ATGGCTTCAAGGCTGGAGGAGGATCTATCTTGTCCTGTGTGCACTGAGATCTACAAGGACCCTGTGCTCCTGACCTGCTCTCACAGCTTCTGTAAGGCCTGCCTGCAGCGGTTCTGGAACACAAAACCATCCAGAGAATGTCCAGTCTGCAGGAAGTCATCAAAGGAGGAACCTCCACTCAACCTGGCATTAAGAAACTTGTGTGAGAGGTATTTACAGGAGAGAGAGTCACTTACAAGTCAGAGAGGAGCACTCTGTAGTCTCCATGGCGACCCACTCAGGCTGTTCTGTCATAATGATCAGCAGCTTGTGTGTTACTCGTGTCGAGACTCAAAACTCTACAGGAGTCACTGGTGCAGTCCTGTTGATGAAGCAGCAGCTGACCGAAAG GAGGAGCTCAAAATCAAACTAGATCCCTTAAACGAGAAGCTGAAGGCTTTTGCAAATGCAAAAGTCACCTGCGATAAAACAGCTGAACACATTAAG ACTCAGACCCAGCACACAGAGAAGCAGATCAAGGAGGAGTTTGAGAAGCTTCACCAGTTTCTACGAGATGAAGAGGCAGCCAGGATAGCTgcactgagggaggaagaggagcagaagagccagatgatgaaggagaagatTGAGAAGATGAGCAGAGAGATCTCATCTCTTTCAGACACAATCAGGGCCATAGAAGAGCAGATGGGAGCTGATGACGTCACATTCCTGCAG AGCTACAAGAGCACAGTGGAAAG agcccagtgcacactgcaggatccagagagggtttcaggagctctgatcaatgtggcaaagcacctgggcAACCTGAAGTTCAGAGTCTGGGAGAAGATGCAGGACATTGTTCAATACA ctCCTGTCACTCTGGATCCCAACACTGCACACCCACGACTCATCCTGTCTGATGATCTGACCAGTGTGAGATTGGGTGATGAGGACCAGCAACTTCCTGATAACCCAGAGAGATTTGATATGTATGCCAGTGTCTTGGGCTCTGAGGGCTTTAACTCAGGGATTCACTGCTGGGATGTGGAGTTTGGGGAGAACACAGTGTGGCATGTGGGTGTGATTACAGAGTCGGCCCAGAGGAAGGGAGACTACACCTCCAGGAGTGGACACTGGTGTGTGGGGTATAAGAGGGGTGCATATGCAGCACGTGCTCCACCACAGCGCTCCACTCCCTTCACAGTACAGCAGAAACTCCAGAGGATCAGAGTGCAGCTGGACTGGGACAGAGGAGAGCTGTCATTCTCTAACCCTGATAATAACAGACAcctgcacactctcacacacactttcactgagaGAGTGTTTCCGTACTTCAGTATGAATTCTACTGTACGGGTCTTAGCAGTGACAATTACAGTGACAGCAGGTCAAAAATGA